One genomic region from Rosa rugosa chromosome 1, drRosRugo1.1, whole genome shotgun sequence encodes:
- the LOC133726056 gene encoding uncharacterized protein LOC133726056: MAGDFNEIMCNADKSGGVSRATAPMRRFRETMSNCDLLDMGFVGSRFTWSNKYTKERLDRAFQSLSWSNNFPFSRVVTLSPSESDHCPILVEVKKDQGTIRRAQKRFRFEEMWHGNEHCASIIQQNWSQPLTGNALHQLGRKIQSTGEQLLHWHQNEFEKQKVELCVVQEKLNDIMKEPYSPLQYEEQHLLHVKLSQILAQQEKYWRQRSRAIWLKDGDRNSAFFHRKASNRRIRNTIKGLVNSAGEWQFDPETIKSILMDYYRGIFRTDDVDDSALVEILNATPVKKNKRQKK; this comes from the exons ATGGCAGGGGACTTCAATGAGATTATGTGCAATGCTGATAAGTCAGGAGGGGTTTCTAGGGCAACTGCACCGATGAGAAGATTCAGAGAGACTATGAGTAATTGTGATCTACTTGATATGGGTTTTGTAGGGAGCCGTTTTACCTGGTCAAACAAATACACCAAGGAAAGGTTAGACAGGGCTTTCCAATCCCTTTCATGGAGTAACAATTTCCCGTTTAGCAGAGTGGTTACACTCAGTCCTTCTGAGTCTGACCACTGTCCTATTCTGGTAGAGGTAAAGAAGGATCAAGGCACGATTAGAAGAGCACAGAAAAGATTCCGCTTTGAGGAGATGTGGCATGGTAATGAGCATTGTGCATCAATAATCCAACAGAATTGGTCTCAACCTCTCACAGGTAATGCTTTACATCAATTGGGGAGGAAAATTCAGAGTACAGGTGAACAACTTCTTCACTGGCATCAAAATGAgtttgaaaagcaaaaggttGAATTATGTGTTGTGCAAGAAAAATTAAATGATATCATGAAGGAACCCTATTCCCCTTTGCAGTATGAGGAACAACATCTGTTACATGTAAAACTCAGTCAGATTTTAGCACAACAGGAGAAATACTGGAGGCAGAGGTCCCGTGCTATATGGCTCAAGGATGGGGATCGTAACTCCGCTTTTTTCCATAGGAAGGCTTCTAACAGAAGAATCCGAAACACCATTAAGGGTTTGGTGAACAGTGCAGGTGAATGGCAGTTTGACCCAGAGACTATAAAGAGTATATTGATGGACTATTATAGAGGAATTTTTCGTACTGATGATGTAGATGATTCTGCCCTTGTGGAGATTCTCAATGCCACTCCGGTGAAG AAAAACAAACGCCAAAAGAAATAG